A genomic region of Dreissena polymorpha isolate Duluth1 chromosome 4, UMN_Dpol_1.0, whole genome shotgun sequence contains the following coding sequences:
- the LOC127880081 gene encoding uncharacterized protein LOC127880081 — translation MSTKFIVHLTIFLCFGQYYVAAFDPSTCIQCRQSHMCNPPDCFCCRDEMPLETHNIPQMVFFSFDDAVNPQVASYYRELFDAKRKNPNGCPISMTLFISHQNTVYSIVREFYDKGMEIASHSVTHSHPSPETFAREAKAQKENLAQQAGIPITKITGWRSPFLEPLGDTQPSVLKDLGYEYDATLTITPRNEKDKPVTPFTLDFGWPYDCKIKPCPVREHKGFWEVPVVSVKDYLNKYDCVYIDGCNNPPPSQNLAFKFLWDNFQKYYTTNRAPMGINMHASWFYYPDRKAAMDKFIQKLVQMDDVYIVTIKQVIEWLKHPTPLHLIKDFQPWTCHGDNTTTSLSALVTPVQQSQQISQESFNQKRQFQSELTDQQRRVQPTSQPTMPPSRSPTPYPTRETSWSMPQPQVVPPIPMPLPQPPLVPNLPMVRFWWGPPSILSPKEIEMQKHLQIQKAIQEQNRHDALKARQIEEERLKRKELQRQADEKARLLEEQKQFEIAREKERLRQLDLERQRLEAETLLQIENQRKAEQQAKLLEEKRIQEQRQQDLAKEQERLRQQEAERQSQLLAKELETKRQQEAERHKQETERRLQILKQKEIERQMQLQLQKNQELEQQRIALERHNQEEARQREIQRQREMERQQHLLLMQDIEMKKTQQALVLTPATEQFIRTSAPISNMITQPSLQSTDFGKGISGKLDSILQHQHGRRVHQLEQLSLDELKALQMELRNRLLRHRNMRQQNEQTVEQVALTDNNGRQLEILLPNKDHPARGIPDIYRGQEANSKLNYEKRMVMQEFHTSAGVKRTRINKNEIKSDISKDITKPESEFKSRTIVPPSLISTAEDISNFSVETVAEMQSGRFSDFIELPATSKSFDAPLEQTVTSSAHQPMMESSMTLASNTSPIASSTYLPMTTPLPSTTASTMPPSTTTTSTTTTTAATTVATTTVDSTVVTSSTTTTMQTNTTTDIPSTTSASLSSTITDTTVVSTPSITTTPYQTTTTTPTIDPRIVISQTSYQPLQTITTSYVKPVWNMEGFDALPASFQQLMNRQPNNQIHSFTHSTEQPTTKHARPPAIHTFFNLYDFNKVEQVAERKSTHQILDSGSSIINTEQTVTTQAPISPSVMNALNSDFRFGGRVQQQILFQTPSAMPARYSSQIQFDGDVLFSTKSPTQANTKRTSLTETESAQITKNPYYLGSSEKTTKQLSVSRQPLTQSNTPVMSTNEQLQSVCIQGINCIAPNCVCKTESTPHGLKVKDIPQIIYITLDGSLNFHSYSKMKSLFTQSRVNPNGCKIGGTIFVSDTGSSYRIADVLRSDGIEMALMGLDPRPESNATKIRREILIQKERIMSSSAFLENDIRGWKSPSYKPAGDAQFEILSNLSMYDSSLVADRSASGKAKLWPFTLDFGWEEKCEIETCPDEKHPGVWEVPIIPFLGIDEGAKCDVTDGCPRQPTSAKETYDYLMNNFNQYYKTNKAPFAIRLKQIWFHWFYRENMDGLLKFLDTVLSYKDVYASTISDMLEWIKSPVLLNDINSFAPWRC, via the coding sequence ATGTCGACAAAGTTTATTGTGCACTTGACAATATTTTTGTGTTTCGGACAATATTACGTCGCTGCCTTTGACCCGTCCACGTGCATACAGTGTCGACAGTCTCACATGTGCAACCCGCCGGACTGCTTCTGTTGCCGAGACGAGATGCCACTAGAGACTCACAACATTCCGCAGATGGTTTTCTTTTCCTTTGACGACGCCGTAAATCCGCAAGTGGCCAGTTACTACAGAGAGCTTTTCGATGCAAAGCGAAAGAATCCAAACGGATGTCCGATCTCGATGACTTTGTTCATTTCGCATCAAAATACTGTGTACAGTATTGTGAGGGAGTTTTATGACAAAGGTATGGAGATAGCATCTCACAGTGTTACTCACAGCCATCCTAGCCCGGAGACGTTTGCTCGAGAGGCAAAAGCGCAGAAAGAAAACCTTGCGCAACAAGCTGGCATTCCGATAACGAAAATCACCGGCTGGAGAAGTCCGTTTCTGGAACCATTAGGCGACACACAGCCGTCTGTACTGAAAGATTTGGGTTATGAATATGATGCTACTTTAACAATCACGCCAAGAAATGAAAAAGATAAGCCAGTCACACCGTTTACTTTGGACTTTGGATGGCCATACGACTGCAAAATAAAACCATGTCCTGTGCGTGAACACAAAGGATTCTGGGAAGTCCCCGTTGTCTCTGTGAAAGACTATCTTAACAAGTACGATTGTGTTTATATTGACGGATGCAACAATCCTCCGCCATCCCAAAATCTTGCCTTTAAGTTTTTGTGGGATAATTTTCAAAAGTACTATACCACCAACAGAGCTCCCATGGGCATCAACATGCATGCCTCGTGGTTCTATTACCCCGATAGGAAAGCAGCCATGGACAAATTCATTCAAAAACTCGTTCAGATGGATGACGTTTATATAGTTACGATTAAACAAGTAATAGAATGGCTTAAACACCCGACCCCATTACATCTTATTAAAGACTTTCAGCCATGGACTTGCCATGGTGATAATACAACGACATCGCTATCGGCGTTGGTGACGCCTGTCCAACAGAGTCAGCAGATTTCGCAAGAAAGCTTCAACCAAAAACGACAATTTCAAAGTGAGCTCACGGATCAACAACGTCGTGTACAACCGACGTCACAGCCGACCATGCCGCCATCGAGATCACCGACTCCGTATCCAACACGGGAAACCTCCTGGTCTATGCCGCAACCGCAGGTAGTGCCGCCAATTCCTATGCCTTTGCCTCAGCCGCCATTGGTTCCCAATTTACCAATGGTCCGATTCTGGTGGGGCCCGCCGAGCATTCTTTCACCCAAGGAAATTGAAATGCAAAAACATCTTCAGATACAAAAAGCTATTCAAGAACAGAATCGTCATGATGCGCTAAAAGCAAGACAAATTGAAGAAGAAAGATTGAAAAGAAAAGAGCTTCAAAGACAGGCGGATGAAAAAGCCAGACTGCTGGAGGAGCAAAAACAATTTGAAATTGCCAGAGAAAAAGAAAGATTACGGCAGTTAGATTTAGAAAGACAGAGACTGGAGGCAGAAACGCTATTACAGATAGAAAATCAAAGGAAAGCTGAACAGCAAGCTAAGCTTTTAGAAGAAAAGCGCATCCAAGAGCAACGCCAACAAGATTTAGCAAAAGAGCAAGAACGTTTACGACAACAGGAAGCAGAGAGACAGAGTCAATTATTAGCAAAAGAACTGGAGACTAAACGACAACAGGAAGCGGAGAGACACAAGCAAGAAACTGAACGGCGTTTACAAATACTGAAGCAAAAAGAAATTGAAAGGCAGATGCAACTTCAGCTCCAGAAAAATCAAGAGCTTGAACAACAAAGAATTGCGCTCGAAAGACACAATCAGGAAGAAGCGAGGCAGAGAGAGATACAGAGGCAACGCGAAATGGAGCGACAGCAACATCTGTTGCTTATGCAAgatattgaaatgaaaaagaCACAACAAGCGTTAGTGCTAACTCCGGCCACTGAACAATTTATTCGTACTTCTGCACCTATTAGCAATATGATCACCCAACCGTCTCTACAATCTACTGACTTTGGCAAAGGTATTTCGGGAAAGTTGGATAGCATTCTACAACATCAACATGGCCGACGAGTTCATCAACTTGAGCAACTAAGCCTCGACGAACTCAAGGCTTTGCAAATGGAATTGAGGAATCGTTTGCTGCGACATCGGAACATGAGGCAGCAAAATGAACAGACTGTTGAGCAAGTTGCTCTAACTGATAATAATGGTCGTCAATTGGAAATACTGCTTCCAAACAAAGATCATCCTGCTCGAGGTATACCAGATATTTATAGAGGCCAAGAAGCGAATTCCAAACTGAACTATGAAAAACGTATGGTTATGCAAGAATTTCACACGTCGGCTGGTGTAAAACGAACGCGAATTAATAAGAATGAAATTAAATCCGATATAAGCAAAGATATCACAAAACCTGAGAGTGAGTTCAAGTCTCGCACTATTGTGCCGCCATCGCTTATCTCAACAGCAGAAGACATTTCCAATTTCTCTGTGGAAACAGTGGCAGAAATGCAGTCGGGCAGGTTTAGCGATTTTATTGAATTACCAGCTACCTCTAAATCATTTGACGCGCCGTTGGAACAGACAGTGACATCTTCAGCACACCAACCTATGATGGAATCATCGATGACGTTAGCTTCAAATACCAGCCCAATAGCCAGTTCCACGTACCTCCCGATGACAACACCTCTTCCATCAACAACCGCATCCACAATGCCtccttctactacaactacttctactacgacaaCAACTGCAGCAACAACAGTCGCCACTACTACAGTGGATAGTACTGTGGTGACTTCAAGTACGACGACAACAATGCAGACAAACACAACAACAGATATACCAAGTACGACATCAGCGTCATTGTCTTCTACAATTACAGATACGACGGTGGTATCAACACCTTCTATTACAACAACCCCATATCAAACGACAACAACCACGCCCACTATTGATCCACGAATAGTTATAAGTCAAACTTCTTACCAACCTCTACAAACAATAACCACGTCTTATGTAAAGCCCGTGTGGAATATGGAAGGTTTCGACGCGCTCCCTGCATCATTTCAACAGCTTATGAACAGACAGCCAAACAACCAAATTCACAGCTTCACGCATAGTACCGAACAGCCGACGACTAAGCACGCAAGACCGCCAgctatacatacattttttaaccTTTATGATTTCAACAAAGTCGAACAAGTCGCTGAACGAAAATCGACACACCAAATTTTAGACAGCGGATCTAGTATTATAAATACAGAACAGACCGTTACGACACAAGCACCGATTTCGCCGAGTGTGATGAATGCTTTGAACTCGGATTTTCGTTTTGGAGGAAGAGTACAGCAACAAATTTTATTCCAGACTCCTTCTGCAATGCCTGCGCGGTATTCGTCCCAAATACAATTTGATGGTgatgttttattttcaacaaaatctCCAACACAAGCCAACACAAAACGCACATCATTAACTGAAACGGAGTCTGCGCAAATAACAAAAAACCCTTACTATTTAGGAAGCAGCGAGAAGACAACAAAACAACTATCAGTGTCGCGCCAGCCTTTGACACAATCAAACACTCCCGTGATGTCAACGAATGAACAACTTCAGTCGGTTTGTATTCAAGGAATAAATTGCATCGCTCCAAACTGCGTTTGTAAAACTGAATCTACACCGCATGgcctaaaagtaaaagacattcCACAAATTATCTACATAACCCTGGATGGAAGTCTTAATTTCCATTCGTATTCCAAAATGAAATCTTTATTCACGCAGAGTCGCGTAAATCCCAACGGTTGTAAAATCGGAGGAACTATTTTTGTTTCGGACACTGGCAGCAGTTACCGCATTGCCGACGTACTGCGTTCAGATGGAATCGAAATGGCTTTGATGGGTCTCGACCCGCGACCAGAATCAAACGCTACCAAAATTCGCCGCGAGATATTGATTCAAAAAGAGCGAATTATGAGCAGTTCTGCATTTCTGGAGAACGATATTCGCGGTTGGAAAAGTCCGTCGTATAAACCCGCGGGAGATGCCCAGTTTGAGATTTTGTCAAACTTGAGCATGTATGACTCTTCGTTGGTTGCAGACAGAAGCGCAAGTGGTAAGGCTAAATTATGGCCGTTCACTTTAGACTTTGGCTGGGAAGAAAAGTGCGAAATAGAAACGTGCCCCGATGAGAAACATCCGGGTGTTTGGGAGGTGCCAATCATACCATTCCTTGGAATAGACGAAGGTGCGAAATGTGACGTTACAGATGGTTGCCCAAGGCAACCTACCTCCGCGAAGGAAACGTATGACTATTTGATgaacaattttaatcaatattacaaAACCAATAAGGCGCCATTTGCCATAAGACTCAAACAAATATGGTTTCATTGGTTTTATCGTGAGAACATGGATGGACTATTAAAATTTCTTGACACAGTATTAAGCTACAAGGACGTGTATGCTTCTACCATTTCGGATATGCTTGAGTGGATAAAATCGCCGGTTCTTTTAAATGATATAAACAGTTTTGCGCCATGGCGATGCTAA